The Caulobacter sp. FWC26 genome contains a region encoding:
- a CDS encoding FAD-dependent oxidoreductase, protein MAIIDARALPDASHLEADLVIIGGGLAGITLAKELAGSPLKIIVLESGGLEMEPETQALYAGSCVQKADGAKDRPLDNYPVQSRVRALGGSGHVWGGKCGPLDPADFAERPWIPNSGWPVTREQMQGYYDRACDLLEIDRFPLKRPTTTAEALQPLALDDEDGFFPAPRVFARISGRADKPAFDRFRTQFADAPNITVYLYANVVRIRRERDIVTGLEVACLDGKRHTAKAARYVLATGGIENVRLLLASDNLGNRHDLVGRFFQGHLTYSNDSDTQREGSAFAASRAAPLDLYAPAQRIAPHCVIGAGLAAQKRMQTGNFTATLFRANFSNTDPTIAADTQTLGKGAAKLDRGQDQSNLLGFFAMTEHFPNPDSRITLDPDQRDALGTPRIRLTWVHGKKDFEDLERSIDGLANALGASGEGRLCWSLRRDELLAASSASRHHMGTTRMHRDPKKGVVDINGRLHEARNLYVAGSSVFPTSGIVNPTLTILALTLRLADHLKSEKKAA, encoded by the coding sequence ATGGCGATCATCGACGCCCGAGCCTTGCCTGACGCCAGCCACCTGGAGGCCGATCTCGTGATTATCGGCGGCGGCCTAGCCGGGATCACCCTGGCCAAGGAACTGGCCGGCAGTCCCTTGAAGATCATCGTCCTGGAAAGCGGCGGCCTCGAAATGGAGCCCGAGACCCAGGCGCTTTATGCGGGGTCCTGCGTGCAGAAGGCTGATGGCGCCAAGGATCGCCCTCTGGACAACTACCCGGTCCAGTCACGTGTTCGCGCCCTTGGCGGATCCGGGCACGTCTGGGGCGGCAAGTGCGGGCCGCTGGATCCGGCCGACTTCGCCGAGCGTCCCTGGATCCCCAACAGCGGTTGGCCCGTCACGCGCGAGCAGATGCAGGGCTACTATGATCGCGCTTGCGACCTGCTGGAGATCGATCGTTTCCCCCTGAAACGGCCGACCACGACGGCCGAGGCGCTGCAACCGCTGGCGCTGGACGATGAGGACGGGTTTTTCCCCGCGCCCCGCGTATTCGCCCGGATATCGGGACGAGCCGACAAGCCGGCGTTCGATCGCTTCCGCACCCAATTCGCTGACGCGCCCAACATCACCGTCTATCTGTACGCCAATGTCGTCCGCATTAGACGTGAGCGGGACATCGTCACCGGCCTCGAGGTCGCCTGTCTCGACGGCAAACGCCACACGGCCAAGGCTGCGCGCTACGTGCTGGCGACCGGGGGGATCGAGAACGTGCGCCTTCTGCTGGCGTCCGACAACCTGGGCAACCGCCATGATCTCGTCGGGCGCTTCTTTCAGGGGCACCTGACGTACTCGAACGACAGCGACACGCAGCGCGAAGGCTCCGCCTTCGCCGCGTCCAGGGCCGCGCCTCTGGATCTCTACGCGCCCGCGCAGAGGATCGCGCCTCATTGCGTAATCGGCGCCGGCCTTGCGGCGCAAAAGCGCATGCAGACGGGTAACTTCACCGCCACCCTGTTCCGCGCCAACTTCTCGAATACTGACCCGACAATCGCTGCGGACACTCAGACGCTCGGCAAGGGGGCCGCCAAGCTCGATCGGGGGCAGGATCAATCAAACCTGCTCGGCTTCTTCGCCATGACCGAGCATTTTCCCAACCCCGATAGCCGGATCACGCTGGATCCCGACCAGAGGGACGCGCTGGGTACGCCACGGATTCGCCTGACCTGGGTTCACGGCAAAAAGGACTTCGAGGATCTGGAGCGTTCCATCGACGGGCTCGCGAACGCCTTGGGCGCATCCGGCGAAGGGCGGCTGTGCTGGTCGCTTCGGCGCGACGAACTGCTGGCCGCGTCCAGCGCCTCCCGCCACCACATGGGGACAACCCGAATGCACCGAGATCCCAAGAAGGGCGTCGTCGACATCAACGGAAGGCTTCACGAAGCCCGCAACCTCTATGTCGCCGGCAGTTCGGTTTTTCCAACCTCCGGGATCGTCAACCCCACCCTCACCATCCTGGCGCTGACCCTTCGTCTGGCCGACCACCTCAAGTCCGAAAAGAAGGCCGCCTGA
- a CDS encoding M56 family metallopeptidase: protein MASDILLFLGKANIALAAAVLLVLALRRLVRKAFGARSAYALWLIAPLSVAALLIPARTIALPAPTAPAAITTTTPQPSPAAAAAARDVSARSAPSLPIAEILLAFWLIVAGGGLVLQTERQRRFVRELGALSVADETGLLRSEKQGVGPAVIGALTPRVVLPADFHLRYTAEEQALILAHERNHLAAGDAQINALVMGLQCLFWFNPVVHLGAAALRVDQEIACDEAVLARHPKTRRAYGEAMLKTQLATCAPPLGCHWPASANPQLKERFIMLAHHHTDRRRHLAGAAAVVLLSMSGAAATWAAQPARVVQQSAEDARRAVSRHLGQPLFDAVRRHDLGSVRELIALGANVNYISRGDGSPLIEAARTGQADTVKALLAAGADPSLAVRGDGDPLIQASQAGRLDIVRALVESGANVESFVPGDETPLIGAARRGDLAVVKYLVERGADVNRAVLANPGEMRSPLGMARKNGHGAVADYLKSRGARG from the coding sequence ATGGCCAGTGACATCCTGCTGTTCCTCGGCAAGGCCAATATCGCGCTCGCGGCGGCCGTGCTTTTGGTGCTGGCGCTGCGAAGACTGGTCCGCAAGGCGTTCGGCGCGCGCAGCGCCTACGCGCTGTGGCTGATCGCTCCGCTCTCGGTCGCCGCGCTGCTGATCCCGGCCCGTACCATCGCGCTGCCGGCCCCGACCGCACCGGCGGCGATCACAACAACAACCCCGCAGCCCTCGCCCGCAGCGGCGGCGGCGGCGCGCGACGTCTCCGCCCGCTCCGCGCCAAGCCTTCCTATCGCGGAGATCTTGTTGGCCTTCTGGCTGATCGTGGCCGGCGGCGGCCTTGTGCTCCAGACCGAGCGACAGCGCCGGTTCGTCCGCGAACTGGGGGCACTGAGCGTCGCCGATGAAACGGGCCTACTCCGCTCTGAGAAACAGGGCGTCGGCCCGGCCGTCATCGGAGCCCTGACGCCGCGCGTCGTGCTGCCCGCCGACTTTCACCTGCGATACACCGCCGAGGAACAGGCGCTGATCCTAGCCCACGAGCGCAACCATCTCGCTGCGGGAGACGCCCAGATCAACGCGCTCGTCATGGGCCTGCAATGCCTGTTCTGGTTCAACCCCGTTGTCCATCTGGGCGCGGCCGCTCTGCGCGTCGATCAGGAGATCGCGTGTGACGAAGCCGTGCTCGCCCGCCATCCGAAAACCCGCCGCGCCTATGGCGAAGCCATGCTGAAGACGCAGCTAGCCACCTGCGCTCCGCCCCTGGGCTGCCACTGGCCGGCCTCCGCCAACCCGCAATTGAAGGAGCGTTTCATCATGCTCGCGCACCATCACACCGATCGTCGACGTCATCTGGCCGGGGCCGCAGCCGTGGTGCTGCTCAGCATGAGCGGCGCCGCTGCAACCTGGGCCGCCCAACCCGCCCGCGTCGTACAACAATCGGCCGAGGACGCGCGTCGCGCCGTGTCCCGCCATCTCGGCCAGCCGCTGTTCGATGCGGTCCGCCGCCACGATCTTGGAAGCGTCCGAGAGCTGATCGCGCTCGGCGCCAACGTCAACTACATCTCACGGGGCGACGGTTCTCCGTTGATCGAAGCCGCCCGGACCGGCCAGGCCGACACGGTCAAGGCGCTTCTCGCCGCCGGCGCCGATCCCAGCCTGGCCGTGCGGGGTGACGGCGACCCATTGATCCAAGCCTCGCAGGCCGGCCGTCTCGATATCGTGCGCGCCCTGGTCGAGAGCGGCGCGAACGTGGAATCCTTCGTGCCCGGCGACGAAACACCCCTGATCGGCGCCGCGCGCCGGGGCGACCTCGCGGTCGTGAAGTACCTCGTTGAGCGCGGCGCCGACGTAAACCGCGCGGTGCTGGCCAATCCAGGCGAGATGCGGTCTCCGCTCGGCATGGCCCGCAAGAACGGTCACGGCGCGGTCGCGGACTATCTTAAGAGCCGGGGAGCCCGCGGCTAA
- a CDS encoding BlaI/MecI/CopY family transcriptional regulator: protein METTPHRISAAESEVMKVLWTDSPKPAEELLVILAKEQGWAEGTVKTLLNRLLKKGAIAADKDGRRFLYRPLIGREDYVDAESQGLLDRLFDGRLAPLVSHFSKREKLNPEDVAELRRLLENIDDGQ, encoded by the coding sequence ATGGAAACGACCCCACACCGCATCAGCGCCGCCGAGAGCGAAGTCATGAAGGTCCTGTGGACCGACAGCCCCAAACCGGCCGAGGAGCTTCTGGTTATCTTGGCCAAGGAGCAAGGCTGGGCGGAAGGCACGGTGAAGACGCTGCTGAACCGTCTGTTGAAGAAGGGCGCCATCGCCGCCGACAAGGATGGTCGCCGTTTCCTCTATCGCCCCCTGATCGGCCGCGAAGACTATGTCGACGCCGAGAGCCAGGGCTTGCTGGACCGACTGTTCGATGGCCGGCTAGCGCCCCTCGTCAGTCACTTCTCAAAGCGCGAGAAGCTCAATCCTGAAGACGTCGCGGAACTCCGCCGACTGCTGGAGAACATCGACGATGGCCAGTGA
- a CDS encoding 2'-5' RNA ligase family protein, with protein MPETLQLGLPGFDPPTPTDRLMFLLYPDATTAARIAGEAARLKASLGLRGGLLQTERLHVTLHHLGDYVGLPHDTVGKGVVAGDALSASSFEVIFDRALSFANRLGNNPFTLQGGQGLGSLVAFQKALGEKMAAAALRPDRSFTPHVTLLYDERIVVEQPIAPIPWTIDRFALVQSKLGRTQHVILREWVLD; from the coding sequence ATGCCAGAGACGCTTCAGTTGGGTCTGCCCGGATTTGATCCGCCGACGCCGACGGATCGACTGATGTTCCTGCTGTATCCGGACGCGACGACGGCGGCGCGGATCGCGGGGGAGGCCGCTCGCTTGAAGGCCAGTCTTGGCCTGCGCGGAGGGCTGCTGCAGACCGAGCGCCTCCACGTCACGCTGCACCACCTCGGCGACTATGTCGGCCTGCCGCACGATACTGTCGGCAAAGGCGTTGTGGCGGGTGACGCGCTGAGCGCCTCGTCCTTTGAAGTGATCTTCGATCGCGCTCTCAGTTTCGCCAACCGGCTGGGAAACAACCCTTTCACATTGCAGGGCGGGCAGGGGCTGGGTTCGCTGGTCGCGTTCCAGAAGGCGCTGGGTGAGAAGATGGCCGCCGCCGCTCTACGACCCGACCGTAGCTTCACGCCGCACGTCACCTTGCTCTACGATGAGCGCATCGTGGTCGAACAGCCGATTGCGCCGATCCCCTGGACCATCGATCGCTTCGCCTTGGTGCAGAGCAAGCTGGGGCGGACCCAGCACGTGATCCTTCGGGAATGGGTGTTGGACTGA
- a CDS encoding ArsC family reductase, with the protein MTLTLYGIKNCDTVAKARKWLDDHGRTHLFHDYKTAGIDRGRLEAWVAEHGWEVVLNRAGTTFRKLPEADRLGVDASKAVDLMLAQPSMIKRPILDLGERRLVGFKPDLYAAALG; encoded by the coding sequence ATGACTCTCACCCTCTATGGCATCAAGAACTGCGACACGGTCGCCAAGGCCCGCAAGTGGTTGGACGACCATGGTCGGACCCATCTGTTCCATGACTACAAGACCGCCGGCATTGACCGGGGGCGGCTTGAGGCCTGGGTCGCCGAACACGGCTGGGAGGTCGTTCTGAACCGCGCGGGGACCACGTTCCGCAAGCTGCCAGAAGCCGACCGCTTGGGCGTTGACGCGAGCAAGGCCGTGGACCTGATGCTGGCCCAGCCGTCGATGATCAAACGTCCGATTCTGGATTTGGGTGAGCGCCGCCTCGTGGGCTTCAAGCCCGATCTTTACGCGGCGGCGCTCGGTTAG
- a CDS encoding HAD family hydrolase translates to MEDIARVGKNAVSRYELVIFDFDGTLADSAAWMMRAVNPMARRYGFKTVTDEEIEMLRGRSTREVIRYLGVSPWKLPLIARAGKKLMAADAHTIPLFPETEKMLRALHAAGVKIAVVSSNSETVIRRVLGEELGNLISLYACGASLFGKARKFKQVTRQGVARDKIICIGDETRDIEAARAVGLDCGAVGWGYAKPSILAQHGPTVSFNSMSEIISYVGASKTAVGGD, encoded by the coding sequence ATGGAGGACATTGCGCGCGTGGGGAAGAACGCCGTCTCGCGATACGAGCTGGTCATCTTCGACTTCGACGGCACGCTGGCGGACAGCGCCGCGTGGATGATGCGCGCCGTCAATCCCATGGCCCGCCGCTACGGCTTCAAGACGGTCACCGACGAAGAGATCGAGATGCTGCGGGGACGCAGTACGCGCGAGGTCATCCGCTATCTGGGCGTTTCGCCGTGGAAGCTCCCGCTGATCGCGCGCGCCGGCAAGAAGCTTATGGCCGCCGACGCCCACACGATCCCGCTGTTCCCGGAAACGGAGAAGATGCTCCGCGCCCTGCACGCCGCCGGCGTGAAGATCGCGGTGGTCAGCTCCAATAGCGAGACGGTGATCCGGCGCGTCCTGGGTGAGGAGCTGGGAAACCTGATCAGCCTCTATGCCTGCGGCGCGTCGCTTTTTGGCAAGGCGCGCAAGTTCAAGCAGGTCACCCGGCAGGGCGTCGCGCGCGACAAGATCATCTGTATCGGCGACGAGACCCGTGACATTGAAGCGGCCCGGGCCGTCGGCCTGGACTGCGGCGCCGTCGGTTGGGGCTACGCCAAGCCCTCGATCCTGGCCCAGCACGGTCCGACCGTGTCTTTCAATTCGATGTCCGAAATTATTTCCTACGTCGGCGCATCCAAGACGGCGGTTGGCGGCGACTAA
- a CDS encoding RNA polymerase sigma factor has protein sequence MEAALVRQARAGSQAAFARLVALHEKPLRGFLRKSGWIDADDIAQEALVAAWSGLNKLRDDDGFRGWLYGVAWRKALGHRRGVKRAAARDEAWRGEQVLEAAAEVAAEDRLALEAALATLPADQRACVTLCLGQGWSHAEASDALGLPLGTVKSHVARGRERLLAVLKGAP, from the coding sequence ATGGAGGCCGCGCTCGTCCGACAGGCGCGCGCGGGCTCCCAAGCCGCTTTCGCTCGTCTCGTGGCGCTCCATGAGAAGCCATTGCGAGGGTTTCTCCGCAAGAGCGGCTGGATCGACGCGGACGATATCGCTCAGGAAGCTCTCGTGGCGGCGTGGTCAGGCCTGAACAAGCTCCGGGATGACGACGGCTTTCGGGGGTGGCTCTACGGCGTCGCCTGGCGCAAGGCGCTCGGTCATCGGCGCGGCGTTAAGCGCGCTGCGGCGCGCGACGAGGCCTGGCGCGGCGAACAAGTGCTGGAGGCCGCCGCCGAGGTCGCCGCCGAGGACCGTCTGGCGCTGGAAGCCGCGCTGGCGACCTTGCCGGCGGACCAGCGCGCCTGCGTCACCCTCTGTCTTGGCCAGGGATGGTCACACGCCGAGGCGTCCGACGCTCTGGGGCTTCCCCTCGGGACCGTCAAGTCGCATGTTGCCCGTGGCCGCGAGCGGCTGCTGGCTGTTTTGAAAGGCGCGCCATGA
- a CDS encoding DUF6249 domain-containing protein, with protein sequence MKMGPEIIVPVALFAMICAVVCVPLYLKSKERMEMQATLRLAIEKGQPVPQEVIEAMTRNVKMPPTRLRDLRTGVIWLAVGIGVGLATYFGDFISGSGDFDGFGIACIPAVIGVAFIVLSFFNPNKEARV encoded by the coding sequence TTGAAAATGGGTCCCGAAATCATCGTCCCCGTCGCGCTCTTCGCGATGATCTGCGCCGTCGTCTGTGTGCCCCTGTACCTCAAGAGCAAGGAGCGGATGGAAATGCAGGCGACGCTCCGTCTCGCCATCGAGAAGGGGCAGCCGGTCCCGCAGGAAGTGATCGAGGCCATGACCCGTAACGTGAAGATGCCGCCGACCCGCCTGCGCGATCTGCGGACCGGTGTCATCTGGCTGGCGGTTGGCATCGGCGTCGGGCTGGCGACCTATTTCGGCGACTTCATCAGCGGCAGTGGTGATTTCGACGGCTTCGGCATCGCCTGCATCCCCGCCGTCATTGGCGTCGCGTTTATCGTTTTGAGCTTTTTCAATCCGAACAAGGAAGCGCGGGTCTAG
- a CDS encoding RNA polymerase sigma factor, which translates to MGMERPPTGHDVELAAQAAAGDRRAYGELVRRHGSAVRGLLRRMGAESATADDLAQDAFMTGFEQVAEFRGEGTFGAWIKKIAARLYLKRVKREARLIFSDNVEPLEEISIRDASGDAASRIDLDEALKSLSRGERLCVSLCYGADWSHGEAAEALNIPIGTVKSHVKRGLDKLRAKLARPDEGARREAHG; encoded by the coding sequence ATGGGCATGGAACGCCCGCCGACCGGTCATGACGTCGAACTCGCCGCACAAGCAGCAGCGGGTGACCGGCGGGCCTATGGGGAGCTCGTTCGACGGCACGGCTCGGCCGTCCGCGGTCTCCTGCGTCGTATGGGCGCGGAGTCCGCTACGGCCGATGATCTGGCTCAGGACGCCTTCATGACCGGCTTCGAACAGGTTGCCGAGTTTCGGGGCGAGGGGACCTTCGGCGCCTGGATCAAGAAGATCGCCGCGCGGCTCTATCTAAAGCGCGTGAAACGTGAGGCGCGGCTGATCTTCTCGGACAATGTCGAGCCCCTCGAAGAGATTTCCATACGAGATGCGTCCGGCGACGCCGCCAGCCGTATCGATCTCGACGAGGCGCTGAAGAGCCTGTCTCGGGGTGAACGGCTGTGCGTTTCGCTGTGCTACGGGGCCGATTGGTCCCATGGCGAGGCGGCCGAGGCGTTGAATATCCCGATCGGCACGGTGAAATCCCATGTCAAACGTGGTTTGGACAAACTTCGGGCGAAACTCGCCCGACCGGATGAGGGCGCGAGGAGGGAAGCTCATGGCTGA
- the panB gene encoding 3-methyl-2-oxobutanoate hydroxymethyltransferase has translation MSAHREETVRRLAAPDIAARKGGVPIVCLTAYTAPVAGALDEACDVLLVGDSLGMVVHGLPNTVGVTMEMMILHGQAVMRGSRKAMVVIDMPFGSYEASHEEAYANAVRIMKETGAQAVKVESGPTVPETIAYLTQRGVPVMGHVGLRPQAVLLEGGFKAKGKDDAGRAKVLEEARLTAEAGAFAIVVEGVAESLAREVTESVSVPTIGIGASAGCDGQVLVVDDMLGLFDWTPKFVRRYADLKTQIERAAAQYASDVRDRSFPGPAETYYAKKP, from the coding sequence CTGTCCGCCCATCGTGAAGAGACGGTCCGCCGCCTGGCCGCCCCCGACATCGCCGCCCGCAAAGGCGGCGTGCCCATTGTCTGCCTGACAGCCTACACCGCCCCGGTCGCTGGGGCGCTGGACGAGGCTTGCGACGTCCTGCTGGTGGGCGATTCGCTTGGCATGGTCGTCCATGGCCTGCCGAATACGGTTGGCGTGACGATGGAGATGATGATCCTGCATGGTCAAGCCGTCATGCGGGGCTCCCGCAAGGCCATGGTCGTGATCGACATGCCGTTCGGCTCGTACGAGGCTTCGCACGAAGAGGCCTACGCCAACGCGGTCCGCATCATGAAGGAGACGGGCGCTCAGGCGGTGAAGGTCGAAAGCGGTCCGACTGTGCCCGAGACCATCGCCTACCTCACCCAGCGTGGCGTGCCAGTCATGGGCCATGTTGGTCTGCGGCCTCAGGCCGTGCTGCTGGAGGGCGGCTTCAAGGCGAAGGGCAAGGACGACGCGGGGCGCGCCAAGGTGCTGGAAGAGGCGCGTCTGACCGCCGAAGCCGGAGCCTTCGCCATCGTCGTCGAGGGCGTCGCCGAGAGCCTGGCGCGCGAGGTCACCGAGTCGGTGTCCGTGCCGACGATCGGCATCGGAGCCTCGGCTGGTTGCGATGGTCAGGTGCTGGTCGTCGACGACATGCTGGGCCTGTTCGACTGGACGCCAAAGTTCGTTCGGCGCTACGCCGATCTGAAGACCCAGATCGAACGGGCGGCCGCGCAGTACGCCAGCGACGTTCGCGACCGGAGCTTCCCCGGACCGGCGGAAACCTACTACGCCAAGAAGCCTTGA
- a CDS encoding tetratricopeptide repeat protein, translated as MVDVFDEVEEQLRAERYRTLAKKSLPWVAAAAAAAVIGVGGFWGWRTYQTDQADKASQAYQAALETAQKQGPAKAFDGFKSVADINAKGYKSLALMQMGAIRLEESKTKEAVAYFDEAAKVAPNAMIGDLARLKSAFALMDTASYKDIETRLTPLAGEKSPYRVYAKEALAFAKLQAGDLAGARADFVILANSLDANTSEAVRQRAQAAMQLIDSGSAKALPGAVKAAAALPKTPPMMQLPPAVAPNAAQ; from the coding sequence GTGGTCGATGTTTTTGACGAAGTCGAAGAACAGCTTCGGGCGGAGCGCTACCGCACGCTAGCCAAGAAGTCGCTGCCCTGGGTGGCGGCGGCTGCTGCGGCGGCGGTGATCGGCGTGGGCGGCTTCTGGGGATGGCGCACCTATCAGACCGATCAGGCCGACAAGGCTTCGCAGGCTTACCAGGCTGCCTTGGAAACCGCTCAGAAGCAGGGGCCGGCCAAGGCGTTCGACGGTTTCAAGAGCGTCGCCGACATCAACGCCAAGGGCTACAAGTCGCTGGCGCTGATGCAGATGGGCGCCATCCGCCTCGAGGAAAGCAAGACCAAGGAGGCCGTCGCCTATTTCGACGAGGCGGCCAAGGTCGCGCCGAACGCGATGATCGGCGACCTGGCGCGCCTCAAATCCGCCTTCGCTCTGATGGACACCGCCTCGTACAAGGATATCGAGACGAGGTTGACGCCTTTGGCGGGGGAAAAGAGCCCGTACCGCGTGTACGCCAAGGAGGCCCTGGCCTTCGCCAAACTGCAGGCCGGTGATCTGGCGGGCGCGCGGGCGGATTTCGTCATTCTGGCCAATTCGCTCGACGCCAACACGTCTGAGGCCGTTCGGCAGCGCGCCCAGGCGGCGATGCAACTGATCGACTCCGGTTCCGCCAAGGCCCTGCCGGGCGCGGTGAAGGCCGCCGCGGCCCTTCCGAAGACTCCGCCGATGATGCAATTGCCGCCCGCCGTCGCCCCGAACGCCGCCCAATGA
- a CDS encoding PQQ-like beta-propeller repeat protein: protein MSHKMISKRSVALVALMSTAMAVSGCSTVSKLNPFDKGEKNKSTASQGQRISIIAFDQKVEANESLKGADFFLPDPTVQAEWRLPGGNAEQSIEHVDAGKAFEIAWKKGFGKKAGAKFHVTAPPVASADRIFVMDGEADVVALDARSGATIWRKDLRPAAGPTRKGGFMGLIPKKNDRTGFGGGLALSPDNKLYVASGFRFVAQIDAATGAMGWTQPTSTPVHAAPTVVDGRVFVVSTDNELLTFAAETGVPGWTYQALSEPARILAASTPAVSGDTVVSGFASGELIALRAANGNDLWSEALSRASRTNALSEIRDIPGRPVIYKGDVFAVSHSGVFAATDLRSGQARWSLPVTAITTPWAAGDVVYVVDKAGQVICVSRENGAVYWIQDLNDSANLSKKQKKKRAKKPRLWSTPILANGRLITVSSEGEAVALNAKTGAKEKTLKIGSPVLLNPIAVGDMIYLVTDDAELVAIR, encoded by the coding sequence ATGAGCCATAAAATGATCTCCAAGCGTTCCGTGGCGCTGGTCGCGCTGATGTCGACCGCGATGGCTGTTTCCGGCTGTTCGACGGTCTCCAAACTCAACCCCTTCGACAAGGGTGAGAAGAACAAGAGCACCGCCAGCCAGGGGCAGCGCATCTCCATCATCGCCTTCGACCAGAAGGTCGAAGCCAATGAGTCGCTGAAGGGCGCCGACTTCTTCCTGCCCGATCCCACGGTGCAGGCGGAGTGGCGCTTGCCGGGCGGCAACGCCGAGCAGTCCATCGAGCACGTCGACGCCGGCAAAGCGTTCGAGATCGCCTGGAAGAAGGGTTTCGGGAAGAAGGCCGGCGCCAAGTTCCATGTCACCGCGCCCCCGGTGGCGTCCGCCGACCGCATCTTCGTCATGGATGGCGAAGCGGACGTGGTGGCGCTGGATGCGCGCTCGGGCGCCACGATCTGGCGCAAGGATCTTCGACCGGCTGCTGGTCCGACCCGCAAGGGCGGCTTCATGGGGCTGATCCCCAAGAAGAACGACCGCACGGGCTTCGGCGGCGGCCTTGCCCTCAGCCCCGACAACAAACTGTACGTGGCTTCGGGCTTCCGCTTCGTCGCCCAGATCGACGCCGCGACCGGCGCCATGGGCTGGACCCAGCCGACCTCGACCCCGGTCCACGCCGCGCCGACCGTCGTCGACGGGCGCGTCTTCGTGGTCTCGACCGACAACGAGCTCTTGACCTTCGCCGCCGAGACGGGGGTGCCGGGCTGGACCTATCAGGCCCTCAGCGAGCCTGCCCGGATTCTGGCGGCCTCGACCCCGGCCGTCAGCGGCGACACCGTGGTGTCGGGCTTCGCCTCGGGCGAACTGATCGCGTTGCGCGCCGCCAACGGCAACGACCTGTGGAGCGAGGCGCTCAGCCGCGCCAGTCGCACCAATGCGCTGTCGGAAATCCGCGACATTCCCGGGCGTCCCGTCATCTATAAGGGCGACGTGTTCGCGGTCAGCCACTCGGGCGTGTTCGCGGCGACCGATCTCCGTTCGGGTCAGGCCCGCTGGAGCCTGCCGGTGACCGCCATCACGACGCCTTGGGCGGCCGGTGACGTCGTCTATGTGGTGGACAAGGCCGGGCAGGTGATCTGCGTGTCGCGCGAGAACGGCGCGGTCTATTGGATCCAAGACCTCAACGACTCGGCCAACCTCTCCAAGAAGCAAAAGAAGAAGCGCGCCAAGAAGCCGCGCCTCTGGTCGACCCCCATCCTGGCCAACGGCCGGCTGATCACGGTCTCCAGCGAAGGTGAGGCCGTCGCCCTGAACGCCAAGACCGGCGCCAAGGAAAAGACGCTGAAGATCGGCTCGCCGGTGCTGCTGAACCCGATCGCTGTGGGCGACATGATCTACCTCGTCACCGACGACGCGGAGCTCGTCGCCATCCGTTAG